The following coding sequences lie in one Mucilaginibacter sp. KACC 22773 genomic window:
- the araA gene encoding L-arabinose isomerase, with amino-acid sequence MIDLKKFEVWFITGSQNLYGEETLKKVAEHSQEIAAGIDAAGNIPVRVVYKPVVKSTEEIYETLQAANVAENCIGIITWMHTFSPAKMWIRGLSILKKPMLHLHTQYNRDIPWSSIDMDFMNLNQSAHGDREFGFMVSRMRMNRKVVVGHWQDPEALAQIETWTRAAAGWYDWQGAKFVRFGDNMRFVAVTDGDKVEAELKFGLSVNTYGIGDLVAVINAISEESVSELIEEYEATYTMADDLKKGGAKHHSVYDAAKIELGLRKFLVDGGFKGFSDTFEDLHGMIQLPGIAAQRLMADGFGFAGEGDWKTAALVRAFKVMGAGLPGGNAFMEDYTYHFDPNNALVLGSHMLEVDASLANGQAALEVHPLGIGGKADPARLVFNVAGGAALNASIVDMGNRFRLLVNEVEAVEPVEDLPNLPVARVLWKPLPDMKTGCAAWIYGGGAHHTAYSQNLTAEHMQDFADMAGIEFLRIGKDTTIPQFRNEILWNEVAYK; translated from the coding sequence ATGATCGATCTTAAAAAATTTGAAGTTTGGTTTATTACAGGAAGCCAAAACTTATACGGGGAAGAAACGCTGAAAAAAGTTGCCGAACATTCGCAGGAAATAGCTGCAGGCATTGATGCTGCCGGCAACATCCCCGTTCGCGTGGTATATAAACCTGTGGTAAAATCGACTGAAGAAATTTATGAAACCCTGCAGGCTGCTAACGTGGCCGAAAACTGTATCGGTATCATTACCTGGATGCACACATTTAGCCCGGCCAAAATGTGGATCCGCGGGTTAAGCATTCTTAAAAAACCGATGCTGCACCTGCATACCCAATATAACCGCGATATTCCATGGAGCTCGATAGACATGGATTTCATGAACCTGAACCAGAGCGCCCATGGCGACCGCGAGTTTGGTTTCATGGTATCGCGTATGCGCATGAACCGTAAGGTAGTTGTTGGCCACTGGCAAGATCCTGAGGCTTTGGCCCAGATTGAAACCTGGACCCGCGCTGCTGCCGGCTGGTACGACTGGCAAGGCGCCAAATTTGTACGCTTTGGCGATAACATGCGCTTTGTAGCCGTTACCGATGGCGATAAAGTGGAGGCTGAATTAAAATTCGGCCTCTCGGTAAATACTTATGGTATCGGCGACCTGGTTGCGGTGATTAACGCGATAAGCGAAGAATCGGTTAGCGAACTGATAGAAGAATATGAGGCTACCTACACCATGGCCGATGACCTTAAAAAAGGCGGCGCTAAACATCATTCGGTATATGATGCTGCTAAAATTGAGTTGGGCTTACGCAAATTTTTGGTCGACGGAGGCTTTAAAGGCTTCTCGGATACGTTTGAAGACCTGCACGGCATGATCCAGCTGCCAGGTATTGCTGCCCAGCGCCTGATGGCCGATGGCTTTGGCTTTGCCGGCGAAGGCGATTGGAAAACTGCTGCTCTGGTACGCGCATTTAAAGTGATGGGCGCCGGCCTGCCGGGCGGTAACGCTTTCATGGAAGATTATACCTATCACTTTGACCCTAACAATGCTTTGGTATTAGGATCGCACATGCTGGAAGTGGATGCTTCATTGGCAAACGGCCAGGCCGCTTTAGAGGTTCACCCATTAGGTATTGGCGGCAAGGCCGATCCTGCGCGTTTGGTATTTAACGTGGCCGGCGGCGCAGCGCTTAACGCGTCAATTGTGGATATGGGCAACCGTTTCCGCCTGCTGGTGAACGAGGTTGAAGCCGTTGAACCGGTTGAAGACCTGCCAAACCTGCCTGTAGCCCGTGTACTTTGGAAACCACTGCCCGACATGAAAACCGGCTGTGCAGCCTGGATTTACGGCGGCGGCGCTCACCATACCGCTTACAGCCAGAATTTAACAGCCGAGCATATGCAGGATTTTGCTGATATGGCGGGCATTGAATTTTTAAGGATTGGCAAGGACACAACCATACCACAATTCAGGAATGAGATTTTGTGGAACGAGGTTGCTTATAAATAG
- a CDS encoding glycoside hydrolase family 27 protein — protein sequence MKSLRYIIILAAGLLGAQASSAQTVAATPPMGWNSYNCFGSAVHEDEVKANTDYMAQNLKQHGWEYIVVDFLWSYDNPPGSNIGNPFQLRLQDGSYVPWLTMDKWGRLTPQPTKFPSAFSGNGFKPLSDYVHAKGLKFGIHVMRGIPRQAYWSKSPVKGTNGITADMVADTNSKCPWMNHMYGLDMKKPGAQEYLNSILELYASWGVDFIKVDDLSRPYSNAEVEGYQKAIQNCGRPIVLSLSPGETPVAQAAHATKYANMWRMADDFWDNWKEILHMFDYAKSWEGVSGPGHWPDCDMIQIGKLSKRGPVGQERYSRFTQDEEITHMTFWSIFRSPLMIGGNMPENREFELKLFTNDEVLAANQKGANPKQLYKKDGAMVWYSTIPGSKDVYVALFNIGDVNKGVAVDFAALGLKGKVKVRDLWKKQDVGQFNKTYQQNINLHGATLLRLSPAK from the coding sequence ATGAAATCATTACGCTATATCATTATACTGGCAGCCGGTCTGCTTGGAGCACAGGCATCATCGGCACAAACCGTTGCTGCTACGCCACCTATGGGTTGGAACAGCTATAACTGCTTCGGCTCGGCTGTGCATGAGGATGAAGTAAAGGCCAATACCGATTATATGGCCCAAAACCTGAAGCAACATGGCTGGGAGTACATTGTGGTCGATTTTTTATGGTCGTACGATAACCCGCCGGGCAGCAATATTGGTAACCCCTTTCAATTACGCTTGCAGGATGGCTCCTACGTGCCCTGGCTTACTATGGACAAATGGGGGCGTTTAACGCCACAGCCTACCAAATTCCCTTCGGCCTTTAGCGGCAATGGCTTTAAGCCTTTAAGCGATTACGTACACGCCAAAGGACTAAAATTTGGTATCCACGTAATGCGTGGTATCCCAAGACAAGCATACTGGTCAAAATCACCTGTTAAAGGCACCAACGGTATCACTGCCGATATGGTGGCCGATACCAACAGCAAATGCCCCTGGATGAACCACATGTACGGACTGGACATGAAAAAGCCCGGTGCCCAGGAATATCTTAACTCTATTTTAGAATTATATGCCTCATGGGGCGTAGATTTTATTAAAGTAGATGACTTATCGCGCCCTTATAGTAATGCCGAGGTGGAAGGCTACCAAAAAGCCATCCAAAATTGTGGCAGGCCTATAGTATTAAGCCTTTCGCCAGGCGAAACTCCGGTTGCCCAGGCGGCACACGCAACCAAATACGCCAATATGTGGCGCATGGCAGATGATTTTTGGGATAACTGGAAAGAGATACTGCACATGTTTGATTATGCGAAAAGCTGGGAAGGCGTAAGCGGCCCCGGTCATTGGCCCGATTGCGATATGATACAAATTGGCAAGCTAAGTAAACGCGGCCCTGTTGGGCAGGAGCGCTACAGCCGCTTTACCCAGGATGAAGAAATTACCCACATGACCTTTTGGAGCATTTTCCGCTCGCCTTTAATGATTGGCGGCAACATGCCCGAGAACCGGGAATTTGAACTGAAGCTATTTACCAACGATGAGGTTTTGGCAGCCAACCAAAAAGGGGCCAATCCCAAACAGTTGTATAAAAAAGATGGCGCCATGGTTTGGTATTCCACCATCCCCGGCAGCAAAGATGTTTACGTGGCCCTGTTTAACATTGGCGATGTAAATAAAGGCGTTGCGGTTGATTTTGCTGCACTGGGCCTTAAAGGCAAAGTAAAGGTGCGCGATCTGTGGAAAAAACAGGATGTTGGCCAGTTTAATAAAACTTACCAGCAAAACATTAACCTGCACGGCGCGACGTTATTAAGGTTATCGCCGGCAAAATAA
- a CDS encoding L-ribulose-5-phosphate 4-epimerase, translated as MSKYQHIKQAAYEANMQLPKLGLVLFTFGNVSAVDRELGVFAIKPSGVPYEDLSPEKMVIVDFDGVTLEGDLRPSSDTKTHAVLYKHWPNIGGIVHTHSTYGTAWAQSQRDIPIFGTTHADHLTADIPCAPPMSDEMIEGDYEHQTGFQIMDHFTAAGLDYNEVEMVLVGNHAPFTWGKTAHKAVYNSAVLEAVAQMAYLTEQINNQAPRLKDSLIKKHFERKHGPNSYYGQ; from the coding sequence ATGAGTAAGTATCAACACATAAAACAAGCGGCTTATGAAGCCAATATGCAGCTGCCCAAATTGGGGCTGGTGCTTTTCACCTTTGGCAACGTAAGCGCTGTGGATAGGGAACTGGGCGTTTTTGCTATAAAACCAAGCGGTGTGCCTTATGAAGATCTTTCGCCAGAGAAAATGGTGATCGTTGATTTTGATGGGGTTACTTTAGAGGGCGACCTGCGCCCGTCGTCGGATACCAAAACGCATGCGGTACTGTATAAACACTGGCCAAACATTGGGGGTATTGTACATACACACTCCACTTATGGCACTGCCTGGGCGCAATCACAGCGTGACATTCCTATCTTCGGCACCACACATGCCGACCACCTGACAGCCGATATCCCCTGCGCGCCGCCGATGAGCGATGAAATGATTGAGGGTGACTATGAACACCAAACTGGCTTCCAGATCATGGATCATTTTACAGCCGCTGGCCTGGATTATAACGAAGTAGAAATGGTGTTAGTAGGCAACCATGCGCCATTTACCTGGGGCAAAACAGCACATAAAGCCGTTTATAACAGCGCCGTTTTAGAAGCTGTTGCCCAAATGGCCTACTTAACCGAGCAAATTAATAACCAGGCCCCACGTTTAAAGGACTCGCTTATCAAAAAACATTTTGAGCGTAAACACGGACCAAACTCATACTACGGCCAATAA